A stretch of Candidatus Dormiibacterota bacterium DNA encodes these proteins:
- a CDS encoding type II toxin-antitoxin system PemK/MazF family toxin, translating to MARRAGVAPPRRGEVYLVSFDPTVGAEIKKTRPALIIQNDLGNRWSPVTIVAAITSRSDTPAYPVDVRVDPPEGNLNVPSVVLLNQVRTIDRRRLVKRLGRLRPDTMKLVDRALQISLGLVGL from the coding sequence GTGGCACGACGAGCAGGAGTAGCCCCTCCCAGGAGAGGCGAGGTCTACCTGGTCTCATTCGATCCCACCGTGGGCGCCGAGATCAAGAAGACCCGACCCGCGCTGATCATCCAGAATGACCTGGGCAATCGCTGGAGCCCGGTCACCATCGTGGCGGCGATCACTTCGCGATCCGACACGCCTGCCTATCCCGTTGATGTGCGCGTCGATCCGCCGGAGGGCAACCTGAACGTTCCCTCCGTGGTCCTCCTGAACCAGGTCCGGACCATCGATAGACGGCGCCTGGTGAAGCGACTCGGCAGGCTGCGTCCCGACACCATGAAGCTCGTGGATCGGGCGCTCCAGATCAGCCTGGGCCTCGTGGGACTATGA
- a CDS encoding EamA family transporter: MITVLLVGVIVLCFSFGDIALTRGMKQAGEVSSLRLAVLNEVGGRAIRSPLVLLGGALQIVAFVTYLVALSQRDLSYVFPLTATSDIVTTLAARYLLHERVSPTRWAGVVIVSVGIALISAS; encoded by the coding sequence GTGATCACGGTTCTGCTGGTCGGCGTCATCGTCCTCTGCTTCTCGTTCGGGGACATCGCGCTCACGCGCGGGATGAAGCAGGCGGGCGAGGTGTCCTCCCTCCGCCTGGCCGTCCTCAACGAGGTCGGCGGCCGCGCCATCCGATCCCCCCTCGTCCTGCTCGGCGGAGCGCTGCAGATCGTGGCCTTCGTCACGTATCTCGTGGCCCTGTCGCAGCGCGACTTGAGCTACGTGTTCCCCCTGACCGCCACGAGCGACATCGTCACGACGCTCGCCGCCCGTTACCTGCTGCACGAGCGGGTGTCGCCCACGCGCTGGGCCGGGGTCGTTATCGTCTCCGTCGG